A stretch of DNA from Candidatus Neomarinimicrobiota bacterium:
GTCATAATCCAGGGAATCCCGGACATAAAAATAGAATTCATCGCCTTCCCAGGGATAGGGATTGATGGCCATGCTATTAACCGGGATGTATTGATACCAGCAAGATTCGTAGGCATAAATCCAGATCAAGTCCAGGTCGTCGGTGACTTGCTCAAGCACGGGTAGCAGGCTTTGCCCGACGCAACCGCCATTGGTCAACAGGAGCGAGTCAGTGGGGGGCGCATAGCCTGTGGTATAATAGGCTTCCTGCACATCCCCAATAGTGATAAAGGTTGGTGGTGTCAGCTGAAACGCTTCATCGTTGAGAAAGCCAACAATGGCATAATTGCCTGCTGCAAAAGTTGTGTCCTCAGACCCGTGGAACCTCTCCCAGGTATGCGACATGGCAGGCTCCAGGGTGACCCAGGTATGGGCCAGTGTGCAGCCATAGTTGGGAGAGTCATAAGCTGCCCAGGCACCCAAATAGTAATTGAACTGACATCCCGTGGGCCAATTCAGAGTCACCGTTTCACCTGAGATATTGGTAACGGTCCCTGATATTCCTATGGTTGCGCCAGGCTGATACGCACTTGTGTCAGTTTCCACCGTGAATTGCACCTGAGCAAAGGCGGTGACGGAAATGAGTAGGATTAATAATATTTTGTACATGATTACCCCCCCCTGAAAATTTCAGGCCTTAATTTATCAATAAGTCAGGACCAGTGACAGGTGAATTCTGTTCTCCGGACTATATCCTGAAGGAGAAGAATCAATCCAAAAAGTCTTTAATTCAACCCCGTGTTAAATTGACCCTCAACCTGGATTCTGTCTTCGGGACAGTTGTAACAACTCGAGGCAAAATTCTGGAGTTCAAGCTGAAAAATCCCGGAAATAGATGATTCCGTTCGCTTGGAGATGATCAAAAACCCGGATCGAGGTCCAAAACCGCCACCGAGATTGAAGTGGGTTAAAAATACCATGGTACCCTCTGCTTCAAAAGTTTCGCCGGTCCACGAGACGACCCCTTCCTGAAATTTCTCATGGAGAATGTCCATATGTATGGTGTCTGATACCTCCAGGGTTATTTGTTCATATTCTGTGTCCCCTAACATTCGGGTTCCCAGAACCGCTTGTGCTTCATACTGGATATTTTCGATGGTCAGGACTGCCTGGCCCGGATTGAGATCAAACCCACGAGAATCAGGATCTGAACAACCCACGAGAATCATGGCGAAGATTATAATGAAGTGTTTCATATCAATCCTATCTCCGTCTCCCCACAATTCTCAACACTCTCAGGAACAGATTGATGATATCCATGTACAGGGCGGCGGCACTGTCCACCGCATTATCCAGGGTTTTGGGGATTTGATTGGCCCGGCCCCAATCATAACCGATATATCCGCAAAAGATGGCGGCCACAGCCCAGTCCAGCCAGTTCGAATGCATTCCAAGGATAAATATCTGGAACATCTCCACAATGATAACAGCAATCAGGGCCCCGGTGAGGGCACCACTTATTTTCTGGAAAAATGCGGGGTAGGCGGCGCCCAGAATCATCATGATGATGGTGACTCCTCCAGTTATCTGTATGGCTTCCAGGACAATGTCCGGACTGTATTGTGAGACCACCATATTGACAATGAGTCCAAAGGGCACCACCACAAAATTGTAACCTATAAAACTTTTTACAGGATCGTTGGATTTGGTAAAGAGGTGTATGCCATACATGGCAGAACCAAAGTACAGGATGATAAACACCAGGCTATTGATACTCCGGAGATATTCAGGGTCTACAGCCTGAACGATGATCCAGTTGACGAAGAAGCCCCAGAACAGGACTGCACCCATGGCCAGGTTGTACTGGGCATCTGAAATGATTTTATCTGTGGTGGTGGTTCTCTGGAATACGTTTGATTCCATCATGGGGGAAAGCCCTCCTGTTTAAAAGTTATGGGGCGTCAATTCTGGGACGATATGCCATTTGTCGGAATGAGCTTCGTCTCTGGATTCTCTAATTTGTATCCCAGATCAGCGACCTGTTCTTCAAGTGAAATTACTTTTTGCTCAAGGGCATGTATGCGCTGTTCAAGAATTGCCCCGGAGAATTTCTCATAGTATACCTGCCGGTTGGGTGTCTTTATTAAAAACAGTACAATGAACAATGTCAGGCCAAGCATTCCAAACCGTGTTTTTGAATCCATCTCATTCTCCTTGCATATTTAATCAAATTTCTTGGCTTATGACTTTTCGGCACAAGCGTCAGAGATCAAGTGCATATTTTGAATAAAGCTCCCCATCGAAATAGTAGGTGTACAACCCCGAGGTGGTGATGGCAGCCGTATAACCAATGCCCGCTCCCAGTGCACCAAATAAGGCGCCCCAAAGTTCAGGTTTGGCCAGGGCATCCTCCTCATCAGGGGTGGCAATATATCCCAGAGTTCCAAACATCAGAGCACCCATAAGGGCAAGGGGGACATGGTCTAGTTTAATTTCCTGGATGATACTAATCTCATCCCGATCAAAGGTCTTGCTCTCACCGTTTTTATAATAGCCCACAACAACATCTGTTCCGATTTCCACCACTCGAAACTCGATCGCCTGGTCATCTCCAATAAAGACAACGGGATTGCTTCTCAATCGAAATGTCTCTCCGGCCTCCACCAGTTTGTGTCTGTCGGCACCAGGGGATGTAGACATGAAAATGATGCTGATTAGAAACGCCGTTTTAACACAACTGATATTCATTGTTCTTTATCCGGCAATTTAAAGCCCGACATCTCTGAGAAACTGATTGGTAAAATAGACCACTCTGTTGTTGGCCTTATTGAGCACTGCGCTATAGGCATTTACATCTGTTTTGGTTTTTTTGAAGGTCTCTGCCCGGGTATTGGCTCTACCATAGATGGTTCGTTTATGGGTATGTCCCTTGTGGGTGATGATG
This window harbors:
- a CDS encoding T9SS type A sorting domain-containing protein, which gives rise to MYKILLILLISVTAFAQVQFTVETDTSAYQPGATIGISGTVTNISGETVTLNWPTGCQFNYYLGAWAAYDSPNYGCTLAHTWVTLEPAMSHTWERFHGSEDTTFAAGNYAIVGFLNDEAFQLTPPTFITIGDVQEAYYTTGYAPPTDSLLLTNGGCVGQSLLPVLEQVTDDLDLIWIYAYESCWYQYIPVNSMAINPYPWEGDEFYFYVRDSLDYDYELHLITDVEDQVLSFDEVNHSGADGDCVYRLIISHENIVVDTLEYAFKAEMSMGVKSGQITPALFNVEAYPSPFNPLTTISFELQERSDVDVNIFDLSGRLVWSTSLKAPDPGRHELKWNGQDTWGGGMASGLYIVQIDAGRVSESTKVVMLK
- a CDS encoding US12 family protein; amino-acid sequence: MMESNVFQRTTTTDKIISDAQYNLAMGAVLFWGFFVNWIIVQAVDPEYLRSINSLVFIILYFGSAMYGIHLFTKSNDPVKSFIGYNFVVVPFGLIVNMVVSQYSPDIVLEAIQITGGVTIIMMILGAAYPAFFQKISGALTGALIAVIIVEMFQIFILGMHSNWLDWAVAAIFCGYIGYDWGRANQIPKTLDNAVDSAAALYMDIINLFLRVLRIVGRRR